A stretch of the Polaribacter pacificus genome encodes the following:
- a CDS encoding cysteine desulfurase family protein — protein MKSIYLDNAATTPILPEVVETICASMQANYGNPSSTHHIGRLAKSAVESARKSIAKHFNIGAGEIIFTAGGTEADNLILYNAVLNLGVKTIISTKIEHHAVLHTITHLQKTYGINVLYLDLDTNGNPNSSQLEKLLATQQEEGNTCLVSLMYINNEIGNILAIDQITTLCHKYDAYLHSDTVQAIGHYPIDLKKTPIDFIAASAHKFHGPKGVGFAYFKRGVGIIPMLHGGDQEKGVRSSTENVHSILGMEKALEIAIKHIDTDAQAIESVKKYCIASLLKAFPTVQFNGNSEDLTQSSYTILNVQFPVVDSMLLFQLDLAGIAVSGGSACQSGSSLGSHVLTEILSNEEANNTSIRFSFSKLTTKQEIDYLVATLQRLINK, from the coding sequence ATGAAATCGATCTATTTAGACAATGCTGCAACCACACCGATACTTCCAGAAGTAGTTGAGACTATTTGTGCATCCATGCAGGCAAATTATGGCAACCCATCTTCTACACACCATATAGGAAGACTGGCTAAATCTGCTGTAGAATCTGCTAGAAAGTCTATTGCCAAACATTTTAATATAGGCGCTGGAGAGATTATTTTTACTGCTGGAGGAACAGAAGCTGATAATTTAATACTCTATAATGCTGTTCTTAATTTGGGTGTAAAAACCATTATCAGCACTAAAATTGAGCATCATGCGGTCTTGCATACAATAACGCATCTACAAAAGACCTATGGAATTAACGTTTTGTATCTAGATCTAGATACCAATGGCAATCCCAACTCATCCCAACTTGAAAAGCTTTTAGCCACACAACAAGAAGAAGGAAATACCTGTTTGGTGAGTCTTATGTATATTAATAATGAGATCGGGAATATACTAGCCATAGATCAGATTACTACTCTCTGTCATAAATATGACGCGTATTTGCATTCTGATACCGTACAAGCTATTGGACATTACCCAATAGATTTAAAAAAAACTCCAATAGATTTTATTGCAGCGAGCGCACATAAATTCCATGGTCCTAAAGGAGTTGGTTTTGCCTATTTTAAAAGAGGTGTTGGGATTATTCCTATGCTACATGGAGGTGATCAAGAAAAAGGGGTTCGATCTAGCACAGAAAACGTACATAGTATTTTGGGTATGGAAAAAGCCTTAGAAATTGCTATAAAACATATAGATACAGATGCACAAGCTATTGAATCTGTAAAAAAGTACTGTATAGCATCACTTTTAAAAGCCTTTCCTACTGTACAATTTAATGGTAATTCTGAAGATCTCACCCAAAGTAGTTATACCATCTTAAACGTTCAATTTCCTGTGGTTGATAGCATGTTACTTTTTCAATTAGATTTGGCAGGAATCGCTGTTTCTGGAGGTAGTGCTTGTCAAAGCGGAAGTAGTTTAGGCTCTCATGTACTCACAGAAATTTTAAGTAATGAAGAAGCAAATAACACCTCTATTCGTTTTTCTTTTAGCAAATTAACCACCAAACAAGAAATAGATTATTTGGTGGCTACTTTACAGCGTTTAATAAACAAATAA
- a CDS encoding Smr/MutS family protein, whose amino-acid sequence MAFEIGDSVAVLDDVIKGVVTKVTATEVVLRDGSGFVFSYLAKELVKISEDQNELTKFSDINNHLLQSKINDKKPKKQVFTTTKKEVILEVDLHIHQLTKSTKGMDNYDMLNLQINTAQQKLEYAIQKKISKLVFIHGVGEGVLKTELTYLFQKYPVKFYDASYQKYGLGATEVYVFQNPKH is encoded by the coding sequence ATGGCTTTTGAAATTGGAGATAGCGTAGCGGTATTAGATGATGTAATTAAAGGCGTAGTTACAAAGGTTACAGCAACAGAAGTTGTTTTAAGAGACGGCAGTGGCTTTGTTTTTAGTTATTTAGCCAAAGAATTGGTGAAAATTTCTGAAGATCAGAATGAGCTAACAAAATTCTCAGATATTAACAATCATTTGCTGCAAAGTAAAATTAATGATAAGAAACCTAAAAAGCAGGTTTTTACGACGACAAAAAAAGAAGTGATCTTAGAAGTTGATCTTCATATTCATCAATTGACTAAGTCTACCAAAGGGATGGATAATTATGATATGCTCAATCTTCAAATTAATACAGCTCAGCAAAAATTAGAGTATGCCATACAGAAAAAAATCTCTAAACTTGTTTTTATACACGGGGTAGGTGAAGGTGTTTTAAAAACAGAATTGACGTATTTATTTCAAAAATACCCTGTTAAGTTTTACGATGCATCTTATCAAAAGTATGGTTTGGGTGCTACAGAAGTATATGTTTTTCAGAACCCTAAACACTAA
- the ppk2 gene encoding polyphosphate kinase 2 produces the protein MDEKTIKATENKLNTTKGLKALFSKEPINVERAVRYIDYERKLKKLQVELIKLQKWVIKNDERIIVVFQGRDAAGKGGAIRRITERINPRFMRIVALPKPSDDEQTQWYFQRYVEQLPKAGEMVFFDRSWYNRAVVEPVNGFCTPKQYDIFMNQVNDFERMILESGIHLVKIYMSISKKEQAKRFQEIKTDPLKQWKMTKVDEKAQELWDEYTKYKDLMFEKTHTENSPWKIIRANKKTEARVNAINHILKSIPYQKDIEI, from the coding sequence ATGGATGAGAAAACGATAAAAGCAACAGAGAATAAACTGAATACTACAAAAGGTTTAAAAGCTCTTTTTTCTAAAGAGCCAATCAATGTAGAACGCGCAGTGAGATATATAGATTACGAACGTAAATTAAAGAAACTTCAGGTTGAATTAATTAAGCTTCAAAAATGGGTCATTAAGAATGACGAACGCATTATTGTTGTATTTCAAGGAAGAGATGCTGCTGGAAAAGGGGGAGCAATTAGACGGATTACTGAACGAATCAATCCCCGTTTTATGCGAATAGTGGCACTGCCAAAACCCAGTGATGATGAGCAGACCCAATGGTATTTTCAGCGTTATGTAGAGCAGTTACCTAAGGCTGGAGAAATGGTTTTTTTTGATAGGAGTTGGTACAATAGAGCAGTAGTGGAGCCAGTAAATGGCTTTTGTACTCCCAAGCAGTATGATATTTTTATGAACCAGGTAAATGACTTTGAAAGAATGATTTTAGAATCGGGTATACATTTGGTAAAAATATACATGTCTATCTCTAAGAAAGAACAAGCAAAACGCTTTCAAGAAATTAAAACAGATCCTTTAAAGCAATGGAAAATGACCAAGGTTGATGAGAAAGCTCAAGAACTATGGGATGAATACACCAAATACAAGGATTTAATGTTTGAAAAAACGCATACAGAAAACTCTCCTTGGAAAATTATTAGAGCAAACAAAAAAACTGAAGCTAGGGTAAACGCTATTAATCACATTTTAAAAAGCATCCCTTATCAAAAAGACATTGAGATTTAA
- the ppk2 gene encoding polyphosphate kinase 2 — protein sequence MSKSGRITIDDLASIKTRKELSKLIKDKNIDDEKLNKELVYNRELRSLQVELVKLQRWISETNKRVAVIFEGRDAAGKGGNIRRFMEHLNPRASRLVALNKPTQNEKGQWYFQRYIKELPNPGEIVFFDRSWYNRAVVEPAMGFCNNDQYKDFLVQVPEFEHMLYEDGIVIIKFWLSISKDEQLRRFESRMKNPLKRWKFSPVDKKGQELWDVYTYYKDEMFTKTHTSYSPWMVVKTNDKNTARLECIRYVLSKFDYPGKEEAATSISPDPNIVMRYFRSVQQMD from the coding sequence ATGAGTAAAAGCGGAAGAATTACAATTGATGACTTGGCATCTATCAAGACAAGAAAAGAGCTGAGTAAGCTAATTAAAGATAAAAATATTGATGACGAAAAGCTAAACAAAGAACTGGTTTACAATAGAGAGTTGAGATCTCTACAGGTAGAGCTTGTAAAGCTACAACGTTGGATTTCTGAGACAAACAAAAGGGTTGCTGTTATTTTTGAAGGTAGAGATGCAGCAGGTAAAGGAGGGAATATTAGACGATTTATGGAGCATCTAAATCCTCGTGCGTCTCGATTGGTTGCCTTAAATAAGCCCACTCAAAATGAGAAAGGACAGTGGTATTTTCAACGATATATAAAAGAACTTCCCAACCCTGGAGAGATTGTTTTTTTTGATAGAAGCTGGTACAATCGGGCAGTGGTAGAACCCGCAATGGGCTTTTGTAACAATGATCAATACAAAGATTTTTTGGTTCAGGTACCAGAATTTGAGCATATGCTCTATGAAGACGGTATTGTGATTATTAAATTTTGGCTATCAATTTCTAAAGATGAACAACTTAGAAGGTTTGAATCTCGAATGAAAAACCCACTAAAAAGATGGAAGTTTAGTCCTGTAGACAAGAAAGGACAAGAGCTTTGGGATGTTTATACCTACTATAAAGATGAAATGTTTACAAAAACACATACCTCTTATAGTCCGTGGATGGTGGTAAAAACCAACGATAAAAATACTGCTAGACTTGAGTGTATTCGATATGTGTTGTCAAAGTTTGACTACCCCGGAAAAGAAGAAGCAGCGACCTCAATTTCACCAGATCCAAATATCGTAATGCGTTATTTTAGATCAGTACAACAAATGGATTAA
- a CDS encoding lipid A deacylase LpxR family protein, whose protein sequence is MKYLVFIFLLLSTSWVYSQKNYSKSISLVTDNDLYTSTYRDRYYSNGLFVKFQYLGTTEANQIEKKIHSFEIGHLMYTPYKSTLIFPSSHDRPFAGVLFAQYGNHRYYKNEHIFSSQVQLGILGPSSKAKELQNYIHSIYGFPEAVGWKYQIKEALVLNLNLSYVHFLSRNSAGNFDISSYSKANLGTLFTDISTGLYLRFGFKSLQKNYETIGFQSNISKHKQKVKESFIFVKPMLGYYAYDATVSGSFLNDESPITFNTVPFQFSLAIGYRYAAKRFDYGYTYHLYTKKADNTKIDPTNNYGSIFIGYNFN, encoded by the coding sequence ATGAAATACCTTGTTTTTATATTCTTATTGCTAAGTACTAGTTGGGTTTATTCTCAAAAAAACTACAGCAAATCAATCAGCCTAGTTACTGACAATGATTTGTATACATCTACCTATCGGGATCGTTATTATTCTAATGGCTTATTTGTTAAGTTTCAATATTTAGGGACTACAGAAGCCAATCAGATCGAAAAAAAAATCCACAGTTTTGAAATTGGTCACTTAATGTACACACCGTACAAATCAACCTTAATTTTTCCAAGCAGTCACGACAGACCTTTTGCAGGTGTTTTATTTGCCCAATATGGCAATCATCGCTATTATAAAAATGAACATATTTTTAGCAGTCAAGTACAGCTAGGAATCCTTGGACCAAGCAGCAAAGCTAAAGAACTGCAAAATTACATACATTCTATCTATGGTTTTCCAGAAGCAGTGGGTTGGAAATATCAAATTAAAGAAGCACTGGTGCTAAATCTTAATCTAAGTTATGTGCATTTTTTAAGCAGAAATAGTGCTGGTAATTTTGATATAAGCTCTTATTCAAAGGCCAATCTAGGAACTTTGTTTACAGACATCTCTACAGGTCTTTATCTCCGATTTGGTTTTAAATCCTTGCAAAAAAACTACGAAACCATTGGCTTTCAATCAAATATTTCTAAACACAAGCAAAAAGTTAAAGAATCCTTTATTTTTGTAAAACCAATGCTAGGCTACTATGCCTATGATGCAACTGTGTCTGGTAGTTTTTTAAACGATGAGAGTCCTATTACTTTTAATACTGTGCCATTTCAATTTAGTCTAGCAATTGGTTATCGTTACGCTGCCAAGCGTTTTGATTACGGTTATACCTATCATTTATATACAAAAAAGGCAGACAATACTAAAATAGACCCTACCAACAATTACGGTAGTATTTTTATTGGTTATAACTTTAATTAA
- a CDS encoding ATP-dependent DNA helicase — protein sequence MIKTAPEFYRELLSKFPFDPTTKQNELLLKLSNFVFDNNNRALFLLKGYAGTGKTSVISAVVNSLSKINTKYVLLAPTGRAAKVIAVYAGKQAFTIHKKIYFPKKQGNGSINFVKQPNKHTNTLFIVDEASMIPDSSNKINLFETGGSLLDDLLEYVYSGKNCKVIFIGDTAQLPPVKLTVSPALEHTTLQNDYDKDVTMIELDEVMRQHQDSGILSNATHLRLLIENNATELQFDLGYPDIIRLIDGYEIEDAIHSSYDNNGVEDTAFIVRSNKRANMYNEQIRTRIRGQENEISAGDFVMVVKNNYYWLKDSSEAGFIANGDICEVLRLNAIKELYGFKFAEVELRMIDYPNQQPFETVLLLDTLTSEQPSLSYEQSNELYQAVKEDYAHESSKYKQLLAIKNNKYFNALQIKFSYAMTCHKSQGGQWKTVFIEQPYLVDGINTAYLRWLYTAVTRAQDKLYLLGFKDDAFSD from the coding sequence ATGATAAAAACAGCCCCAGAATTTTACCGCGAACTCTTAAGTAAGTTCCCGTTTGACCCTACAACCAAGCAAAATGAATTATTGCTAAAATTGTCTAATTTTGTTTTTGACAACAATAATCGTGCCTTATTTTTACTAAAAGGCTATGCTGGTACCGGAAAAACCTCAGTAATTAGCGCTGTTGTTAATTCACTTTCAAAGATCAATACCAAATATGTTTTATTGGCACCAACCGGTAGGGCCGCCAAAGTGATAGCGGTTTATGCAGGAAAACAGGCATTTACCATTCATAAAAAGATTTATTTTCCTAAAAAGCAAGGAAACGGTTCCATTAATTTCGTTAAACAGCCTAACAAACACACCAATACTTTATTTATTGTTGATGAGGCATCTATGATTCCAGATAGCAGTAATAAAATTAATTTATTTGAAACTGGAGGCTCTCTTTTAGATGATTTGCTAGAGTATGTCTACTCTGGAAAAAACTGTAAAGTAATTTTTATTGGAGATACCGCTCAGTTGCCTCCTGTTAAATTAACGGTCAGCCCTGCTTTAGAGCATACAACACTTCAAAATGATTATGATAAGGATGTAACAATGATTGAGCTAGATGAAGTAATGCGTCAGCATCAAGACTCTGGAATTCTTAGCAATGCAACACATTTGCGACTACTCATAGAAAACAATGCTACCGAGCTTCAGTTTGATTTGGGCTATCCAGATATCATTCGATTGATAGACGGTTATGAAATTGAAGATGCCATTCACAGTTCTTATGATAACAACGGGGTAGAGGACACTGCTTTTATTGTTCGTTCAAACAAAAGAGCCAATATGTACAATGAGCAAATCAGGACCAGAATTAGAGGTCAAGAAAATGAAATTTCTGCTGGAGACTTTGTTATGGTGGTTAAAAACAACTACTACTGGCTTAAAGATAGCTCTGAAGCTGGTTTTATTGCCAATGGTGATATCTGTGAAGTCCTTCGATTAAATGCCATAAAAGAGCTGTATGGCTTTAAATTTGCCGAAGTAGAACTTCGGATGATAGATTATCCCAATCAACAACCCTTTGAAACCGTTTTGCTGTTAGATACATTAACAAGTGAGCAACCTTCTTTAAGCTATGAGCAATCAAATGAATTATATCAGGCGGTAAAAGAAGATTACGCTCATGAAAGTTCTAAGTACAAGCAATTGTTAGCAATAAAGAACAACAAGTATTTTAATGCACTCCAGATTAAGTTTTCTTATGCCATGACTTGTCATAAATCTCAAGGGGGCCAATGGAAAACAGTCTTTATAGAGCAACCTTATTTAGTAGATGGTATCAATACAGCTTATTTGCGTTGGTTGTACACAGCAGTTACAAGAGCACAAGACAAGTTGTATTTATTGGGTTTTAAAGACGACGCCTTTAGTGATTAA
- a CDS encoding DUF3822 family protein: protein MTKEIVIKKKISNISKDSYRKNLSIQFSLDGFSFCISNLATQEIFHFESHPFKQSCANPVALLTEIEKITKESAILNQDFESVVLIHQNNLATLVPSTLFDKEQLSTYLTYTVKTFSTDYIAYDSLEQAAINNVYVPYVNINNFFFQKYGAFEYKHQATVLIDKLLLHAKNTQKDHFYVHVEKKQIEIIVLKDGQLHLYNSFSYETKEDVLYYILFTAEQLELNPEEFELSFTGWIDKDSELYTFAYQYVRNITFLEIKNDFFEQDKTLNAYNYYINIP, encoded by the coding sequence ATGACAAAGGAGATCGTGATAAAAAAGAAGATAAGTAACATATCAAAAGATAGTTATAGAAAGAATCTATCCATCCAATTTAGTTTGGATGGATTTTCTTTTTGTATATCTAACTTAGCTACTCAAGAAATTTTTCATTTTGAGAGCCACCCTTTTAAACAATCTTGTGCAAATCCAGTGGCCTTACTCACTGAGATTGAAAAAATTACCAAGGAAAGCGCTATTTTAAATCAAGATTTTGAATCTGTTGTTTTAATTCATCAAAACAACTTAGCTACACTGGTACCCAGTACCCTATTTGATAAAGAACAACTCTCTACCTATCTGACTTACACAGTTAAGACATTTTCTACAGATTATATTGCTTACGATAGTCTTGAACAAGCAGCTATTAATAATGTGTATGTTCCTTATGTAAACATCAATAATTTCTTTTTTCAAAAATACGGAGCCTTTGAGTACAAGCACCAAGCAACTGTTTTAATTGATAAGTTATTATTGCATGCTAAAAACACCCAAAAAGACCATTTTTACGTTCATGTAGAAAAAAAACAAATAGAGATTATCGTCTTAAAAGATGGACAGTTGCACCTATACAACTCATTTTCGTATGAAACAAAAGAAGATGTTTTGTACTATATTTTATTTACTGCAGAGCAATTAGAGCTAAACCCTGAAGAATTTGAACTAAGCTTTACAGGCTGGATAGATAAAGACTCTGAATTGTATACCTTTGCCTATCAATATGTTCGGAATATTACTTTTTTAGAGATAAAAAATGATTTTTTTGAACAAGATAAAACCCTGAACGCATATAACTATTATATCAATATTCCCTAA
- a CDS encoding RsmD family RNA methyltransferase, with the protein MRIISGKYKGRRLTAPKNLPVRPTTDMAKESLFNILNNHFYFDGISVIDLFSGTGNISFEFASRGTQEIYSIDQHFACIKYINQVAKDFNFNITTFKSDVYTFLGKTNVKANVIFADPPYDFEASQFLKIADLIFERNILEEEGLLIIEHSKHTDLSGHPQFSYDKKYGGNVFSFFEHTS; encoded by the coding sequence ATGAGAATCATTTCTGGAAAATACAAAGGGAGAAGGTTAACAGCTCCCAAAAACTTACCTGTTAGACCGACAACGGATATGGCTAAGGAATCCTTATTTAATATCCTTAACAATCATTTTTATTTTGACGGGATTTCTGTAATAGATTTGTTTTCTGGTACCGGTAATATAAGTTTTGAGTTTGCCTCTAGAGGAACTCAAGAAATTTACAGTATTGATCAGCATTTTGCCTGTATCAAATACATCAATCAGGTTGCTAAAGATTTTAATTTTAACATCACAACATTTAAAAGTGATGTATATACTTTTCTTGGAAAGACAAATGTCAAAGCAAACGTCATCTTTGCTGATCCGCCATATGATTTTGAAGCTAGTCAGTTTTTAAAAATTGCAGACCTAATTTTTGAGAGAAACATCTTAGAAGAGGAAGGTCTGCTAATTATAGAACATTCTAAACATACAGACTTGTCTGGTCACCCACAGTTTAGTTATGATAAAAAATACGGAGGAAACGTATTTAGCTTTTTTGAACACACCTCATAA
- a CDS encoding AAA family ATPase: protein MSDIAAIHSLVDKTKQLKEEIAKVIVGQDAAVNFVLLSVYCGGHSLLIGVPGLAKTLLVNTISDALGLQFKRIQFTPDLMPSDILGSEILDENRKFTFIKGPIFSNIILADEINRTPPKTQAALLEAMQERSVTVAGHSYSLDLPFYVLATQNPIEQEGTYPLPEAQLDRFMFSIHLEYPTFEEEVTVVKNTTSTEVQEITPLFSSQEILEIQKLIRKIPVADNVVEYAVRLVGKTRPKSPGATEFIKTYVDWGAGPRASQNLILAAKAHAAISGKYSPDIEDVKAVAIPILAHRVVKNYKAEAEGVSISQIINTIL, encoded by the coding sequence ATGTCTGATATTGCCGCTATACATAGCTTAGTTGATAAAACCAAGCAATTAAAAGAAGAAATAGCAAAAGTCATCGTCGGACAAGATGCCGCAGTAAACTTTGTGTTGTTATCTGTTTATTGTGGTGGACATTCATTATTAATAGGAGTTCCTGGTTTGGCAAAAACCCTACTAGTCAATACCATCTCTGATGCCTTGGGTTTGCAATTTAAGAGAATTCAGTTTACGCCTGATTTAATGCCTTCTGATATATTAGGAAGTGAAATCTTAGATGAAAACAGAAAGTTTACATTTATCAAAGGGCCTATTTTTAGCAATATCATTTTGGCAGATGAAATTAATAGAACACCGCCAAAAACACAAGCAGCTTTGTTAGAAGCAATGCAAGAACGATCTGTAACCGTTGCAGGACATTCCTACAGTTTAGATCTTCCGTTTTATGTACTTGCTACTCAGAATCCAATAGAGCAAGAAGGAACATACCCTTTGCCAGAAGCGCAATTGGATCGATTTATGTTTTCTATTCATTTAGAATATCCAACTTTTGAAGAAGAAGTAACCGTTGTAAAAAACACAACTTCTACCGAGGTACAAGAAATTACCCCTTTGTTTTCTAGTCAAGAGATTCTTGAGATTCAGAAATTGATTCGAAAGATTCCGGTAGCTGACAACGTAGTTGAATATGCTGTTCGATTGGTTGGTAAAACTCGACCTAAAAGCCCAGGTGCTACAGAATTTATAAAAACCTATGTAGATTGGGGAGCAGGACCAAGAGCCTCTCAAAACTTAATATTAGCAGCCAAAGCACATGCAGCTATATCTGGTAAGTACTCTCCGGATATAGAAGATGTAAAAGCAGTTGCCATTCCTATTTTAGCACATCGTGTGGTTAAAAATTACAAAGCAGAAGCAGAAGGGGTCTCAATTTCTCAAATCATCAATACAATCCTCTAA
- a CDS encoding peptidylprolyl isomerase, with protein sequence MKKAIFTIAFLSVVTLQAQMNKIDGVEVVIGKNIVLDSDIEKFKLDLETRTEGKVDITDCEMLEQLMMQKLLAHHAIIDSVLVTNEEVNATVNRNISYFTQQFGSIDKVISTYGFNDIEDLKKEIFKVEKENALVQKEQEKINERIDVTPEEVRIYFNGLKAKNELPEFQAEIEMAQIVLYAQPTQEEINRVIAKLNELKKEIESGNSFRMAAILNSEDTGVVQNGGRYPVTQDDPRLIREFKEMAFSLDVGQISEPFKSDFGYHIMQLEEIKGRERIVSHILIKPSIPESTLREIEKKVADIRNEILAKEITFEEAVEKYSEDKDTKLNKGVIVNAQTNETKFDLTRMDPSLYARIGDLQKDEISDPFYDETQGGKKMFKIILMKDRTNTHTADLIDDYVKIQKLALQKKKEENITKWAKNIINDTYIKISDKYKKCTFEKNWKKEIN encoded by the coding sequence ATGAAGAAAGCAATTTTCACCATCGCATTTTTAAGTGTAGTTACGCTTCAAGCCCAAATGAATAAAATTGATGGGGTAGAGGTCGTGATAGGGAAAAACATTGTGTTGGATTCTGACATTGAAAAGTTTAAATTAGACTTGGAGACTAGAACAGAAGGAAAGGTTGATATAACTGATTGTGAAATGCTAGAGCAATTGATGATGCAAAAATTATTAGCTCACCATGCAATCATAGATAGTGTATTGGTAACAAACGAAGAAGTAAACGCTACGGTAAATAGAAACATCTCTTATTTTACACAACAATTTGGGAGTATCGATAAAGTGATTTCTACTTACGGTTTTAACGATATAGAAGACTTAAAAAAAGAGATCTTTAAGGTAGAGAAGGAGAATGCTTTGGTTCAGAAAGAACAAGAAAAGATTAATGAAAGAATTGATGTGACTCCAGAGGAAGTTCGTATCTATTTTAACGGATTAAAAGCTAAGAATGAATTGCCAGAGTTTCAAGCAGAAATAGAAATGGCTCAAATAGTTCTCTACGCTCAGCCAACACAAGAAGAAATTAATCGTGTGATTGCTAAATTAAACGAATTAAAAAAAGAAATAGAAAGCGGTAACAGTTTTAGAATGGCTGCTATTTTAAATTCTGAGGATACTGGAGTTGTTCAAAATGGTGGGAGATATCCTGTAACACAAGATGATCCAAGATTAATTAGAGAATTTAAAGAAATGGCTTTTTCTTTAGATGTTGGTCAGATTTCAGAGCCTTTTAAGTCTGATTTTGGTTACCATATCATGCAATTGGAAGAAATAAAAGGAAGAGAAAGAATTGTTTCTCATATTTTAATTAAGCCAAGTATCCCTGAGTCAACTTTAAGAGAGATTGAGAAAAAGGTGGCAGATATTCGAAATGAAATTTTAGCAAAAGAAATCACTTTTGAAGAAGCTGTAGAAAAATATTCTGAAGACAAAGACACGAAGCTTAATAAAGGAGTTATAGTGAATGCTCAAACTAATGAGACCAAATTTGATTTAACAAGAATGGACCCTTCATTGTATGCTAGAATTGGTGATTTACAAAAGGATGAAATTTCTGATCCTTTTTACGATGAAACTCAAGGAGGTAAAAAGATGTTTAAAATCATCTTAATGAAAGACAGAACCAATACGCATACTGCTGATTTGATTGACGATTATGTTAAGATTCAAAAATTAGCCTTGCAAAAGAAAAAAGAAGAAAACATCACTAAGTGGGCAAAGAATATCATTAATGATACCTATATTAAAATTAGTGATAAGTACAAGAAATGTACTTTCGAAAAAAATTGGAAAAAGGAAATTAACTAA